A region from the Algoriphagus machipongonensis genome encodes:
- a CDS encoding VOC family protein has protein sequence MKKRVTGIGGVFFKVKDPAKTKDWYQKHLGLETDAYGSTFEWRSSENPEQKGFTQWSPMKDDTTYFKPSEKDFMLNYCVENLEELVVELKKEGVTILDEIETFDYGKFVHILDPDGHSIELWEPVNKVYNEMVEGRTKT, from the coding sequence ATGAAAAAAAGGGTGACTGGAATCGGAGGTGTGTTTTTTAAAGTCAAAGATCCTGCGAAGACGAAGGATTGGTATCAAAAACATTTAGGCCTAGAAACAGATGCCTATGGGTCCACATTTGAATGGAGAAGCTCGGAAAATCCAGAGCAAAAAGGCTTTACTCAATGGTCTCCAATGAAGGACGATACTACTTATTTCAAACCTTCAGAAAAGGATTTTATGCTGAATTATTGTGTGGAAAATCTTGAGGAGTTAGTAGTGGAATTAAAAAAGGAGGGAGTAACTATTCTCGATGAAATTGAGACTTTTGACTATGGTAAATTTGTTCATATTTTAGACCCGGATGGTCATAGTATCGAGCTTTGGGAGCCAGTTAACAAGGTTTATAATGAGATGGTAGAAGGAAGGACGAAAACTTAA
- a CDS encoding GNAT family N-acetyltransferase, with protein sequence MPHIRKAVFEEDKHEVWEIFSKVIQLGDTYVFEPDTPKEKLEGYWFASYMDSFVLVDEYGVVLATYIIKPNQIGLGDHIANASYMVHPDHQGKGFGAMLCEHSISFATEKGFKGIQFNIVVSTNKPAVHLWEKFGFNIIGTTPGGFRHRKLGRVDTYIMFKDISDNL encoded by the coding sequence ATGCCACATATTCGTAAAGCAGTTTTTGAGGAAGATAAGCATGAGGTTTGGGAAATTTTCTCAAAGGTGATTCAGTTGGGAGATACCTACGTTTTTGAACCTGACACACCGAAGGAAAAATTAGAAGGTTATTGGTTTGCATCCTATATGGATAGTTTTGTGTTGGTCGATGAATATGGAGTAGTTCTGGCTACCTATATCATCAAACCCAACCAGATAGGTTTAGGGGATCATATTGCCAATGCCAGTTATATGGTACATCCAGATCATCAGGGTAAAGGCTTTGGGGCCATGTTGTGTGAGCACTCAATCTCTTTTGCCACGGAAAAAGGGTTTAAAGGGATTCAGTTTAATATTGTAGTGAGTACCAACAAGCCTGCGGTCCATCTATGGGAGAAGTTTGGGTTCAATATTATAGGAACAACACCCGGAGGATTTCGACACCGCAAATTGGGTAGGGTCGATACTTATATCATGTTTAAGGATATTTCAGATAATTTGTGA
- a CDS encoding GNAT family N-acetyltransferase, with protein MEIQHQFDGKKGWFYLEQGGKQVAEMVYVMAGPKKLIIEHTEVDESLKGQGIGAQLLEALVDYVRKEEIKVLPLCPFAKATFQKRKELQDVLV; from the coding sequence ATGGAAATACAACATCAGTTTGACGGGAAGAAAGGTTGGTTTTATTTAGAACAAGGAGGAAAGCAGGTTGCTGAAATGGTTTATGTCATGGCAGGCCCCAAGAAATTGATCATCGAACATACTGAGGTAGATGAGTCATTGAAAGGACAAGGAATAGGAGCTCAACTCTTGGAAGCACTGGTGGACTATGTAAGAAAAGAAGAGATCAAAGTATTGCCACTCTGCCCGTTTGCAAAAGCAACCTTTCAGAAAAGAAAGGAATTACAAGATGTATTGGTCTAG
- a CDS encoding GNAT family N-acetyltransferase, translating into MLSIQIEQHISLEEFIEVLEKSTLAKRRPMEDRTLLEQMVSGANLWVTARDDKGNLIGFMRGISDYCYRTFVADLAVKKSHQRQGIGRELLLKAREIAPTARLILFSAEDAEAFYQKLGFHLHERCYQLKVGEPMS; encoded by the coding sequence ATGCTTTCTATTCAAATAGAGCAACACATTTCTTTAGAGGAATTTATTGAAGTGTTAGAAAAATCAACGCTCGCCAAAAGACGACCCATGGAAGATAGAACGCTTCTAGAGCAGATGGTGAGCGGAGCAAATCTCTGGGTTACCGCAAGAGATGATAAGGGGAATCTTATTGGTTTTATGAGGGGGATCTCTGATTATTGTTATCGCACTTTTGTAGCTGATTTGGCGGTCAAGAAATCTCATCAAAGACAGGGGATCGGTAGAGAATTGCTTTTGAAAGCAAGAGAAATTGCCCCAACTGCACGATTGATATTGTTTTCTGCAGAGGATGCCGAGGCCTTTTATCAGAAATTAGGCTTTCACTTACATGAGCGATGTTATCAGTTGAAGGTTGGTGAGCCTATGTCCTGA
- a CDS encoding aminotransferase class V-fold PLP-dependent enzyme: protein MLNCQKELFSLKPEVHYLNNAYRAPLLKSSEEAGIQSLINQRNPFQLKPDDFFDGVVEVRRSFAQLVNCQASEVAVVPSTSYGFTSVLNNIKAGNRKKAVVVKDEFPSGYFAMERWTRENQAELQTIDPDSQQKQKGESWNQRLIEAIDEKTAVVLISSIHWMSGVKFDLKAIGEKCHQVGAYFIVDGTQSVGALPMDVDKYRIDALVCAAYKWLLGPYSLALAYIGEKFANGIPLEESWMNRVNARDFGSLSDYSDQYEPGAGRFNVGETSNFIMMPMLKASLSQLLEWRPEQIQAYAKNLNQPLRDFILANGGMVEKDEFLAYHLICPVLPENVVLSSLKKSLDEHQIYLSARGENLRVSVNVFNTEKNIESLIEAIKKEIL, encoded by the coding sequence ATGCTAAACTGTCAAAAAGAGCTTTTCAGTCTAAAGCCAGAGGTACATTATTTAAACAATGCCTACAGGGCGCCCTTGCTCAAAAGTTCTGAAGAAGCGGGTATTCAATCCCTGATCAACCAAAGGAATCCTTTTCAATTGAAGCCAGATGATTTTTTTGACGGGGTTGTAGAGGTTAGAAGATCCTTTGCCCAATTGGTGAATTGCCAGGCAAGTGAAGTAGCAGTAGTGCCATCAACTTCCTATGGATTTACATCAGTATTGAATAACATAAAAGCGGGTAACAGGAAGAAGGCGGTTGTGGTGAAAGATGAGTTCCCGAGTGGTTATTTTGCGATGGAAAGGTGGACGAGAGAGAATCAGGCAGAGTTACAAACCATTGACCCTGATTCTCAGCAAAAGCAGAAAGGGGAAAGTTGGAATCAACGGCTCATAGAGGCTATTGATGAAAAGACTGCCGTAGTTTTAATCAGTTCGATCCACTGGATGAGCGGAGTGAAGTTTGATTTAAAAGCTATTGGTGAAAAGTGTCATCAAGTAGGGGCTTATTTTATCGTGGATGGCACCCAATCAGTAGGAGCTCTACCAATGGATGTTGATAAATATCGTATTGATGCGTTGGTTTGTGCTGCTTACAAATGGCTATTGGGACCCTATTCTCTCGCCTTGGCCTACATAGGAGAAAAGTTTGCCAATGGGATTCCACTGGAGGAGTCTTGGATGAATCGAGTAAATGCAAGGGATTTTGGCTCTCTATCAGATTACTCAGATCAATATGAGCCCGGAGCTGGTAGGTTTAATGTGGGGGAAACCAGCAATTTCATCATGATGCCTATGCTCAAAGCAAGTTTAAGCCAATTATTGGAATGGAGACCCGAACAAATTCAGGCATATGCAAAAAATCTTAATCAGCCTTTAAGAGATTTTATTCTGGCAAATGGAGGAATGGTAGAAAAAGATGAATTTCTTGCTTACCATCTGATTTGCCCTGTTTTGCCCGAAAATGTGGTTTTGAGTTCATTGAAGAAAAGCTTGGACGAGCATCAAATTTACCTTTCTGCCAGAGGCGAAAATCTTCGGGTTTCGGTTAATGTTTTTAATACAGAGAAAAATATTGAGAGTTTGATTGAAGCGATTAAGAAAGAAATATTGTAG
- a CDS encoding DUF2116 family Zn-ribbon domain-containing protein, translated as MEKRTCLNCGEPIRGRVDKKFCDDSCRNTYNNQQNAITTNLIRNINYTLKRNRNILEGMIPKGENLAKAPRDKLVQAGFSFKYNTHIYTNKKGNQYHYCYDYGYLELEGNWFLIVKGKES; from the coding sequence ATGGAGAAAAGGACCTGTTTAAATTGTGGCGAGCCGATTAGAGGAAGGGTTGATAAGAAGTTTTGTGATGATTCCTGTAGAAATACGTACAATAATCAACAAAATGCCATTACGACGAATTTGATTCGAAATATCAATTATACTCTCAAAAGGAATAGGAACATCCTAGAAGGTATGATTCCAAAAGGGGAGAACCTAGCCAAAGCACCAAGAGATAAATTGGTGCAGGCCGGCTTTAGTTTTAAATACAATACGCATATTTATACTAATAAAAAAGGAAACCAATACCACTACTGTTATGACTATGGTTATTTAGAGCTTGAAGGAAATTGGTTTTTAATTGTCAAAGGGAAAGAGTCATAA
- the arsS gene encoding arsenosugar biosynthesis radical SAM (seleno)protein ArsS (Some members of this family are selenoproteins.): MIKSLKRRNSELADGQKQLKILSNELFSEGHLPTFKQKISESGQFPLRAKNLEILQINVGYMCNQVCKHCHVDAGPDRKEIMTRETMEQCLEVLKNTTAHTLDLTGGAPEMNPNFRWFVEEASKIGVKDFIVRSNLTIMRSNKKYYDLPEFFKKHGIHVVSSMPHWTQGKTDSQRGNGVFQQSIEALRILNELGYGMENSPLKLDLVYNPSGAFLPADQKSLEADFKSALRKDFGIEFNELFAITNLPISRFLDYLVATDNYEDYMYSLVEAFNPATVSNVMCTNTLSVGWDGSLYDCDFNQMLDLPVNSKIKHISDYQEAILQNREIAISQHCYGCTAGAGSSCQGIVS; encoded by the coding sequence ATGATTAAGTCTTTAAAACGTAGAAATAGTGAGCTTGCAGATGGACAGAAACAATTAAAAATTCTATCCAACGAGTTATTTTCAGAGGGTCATTTGCCAACTTTTAAGCAAAAGATTTCTGAATCCGGGCAGTTTCCTCTTCGTGCTAAAAACTTAGAAATCCTTCAAATCAATGTAGGGTACATGTGCAATCAGGTTTGCAAGCATTGCCATGTGGATGCGGGGCCTGACCGCAAAGAAATAATGACTCGGGAAACCATGGAGCAGTGCTTGGAAGTGTTAAAAAACACCACTGCACACACTCTTGATCTGACAGGGGGAGCACCGGAAATGAACCCAAATTTCAGATGGTTTGTAGAGGAAGCTAGTAAAATTGGAGTCAAAGATTTTATCGTTCGCTCCAATCTTACAATCATGAGGTCGAACAAAAAATATTACGATCTCCCTGAATTCTTTAAGAAACATGGTATCCATGTGGTCAGCTCTATGCCTCACTGGACTCAGGGAAAAACTGATTCCCAACGTGGAAATGGGGTGTTCCAACAATCAATTGAAGCTTTGAGAATTTTAAATGAGTTAGGTTATGGAATGGAAAACAGCCCTTTGAAACTTGATTTGGTTTACAATCCATCGGGAGCATTTCTGCCAGCCGACCAAAAATCCTTAGAAGCTGACTTCAAATCTGCTCTTAGAAAAGATTTCGGAATTGAATTCAATGAGCTTTTTGCTATCACGAACCTACCGATCAGCAGGTTTTTGGATTACTTGGTTGCCACAGATAATTACGAAGATTATATGTACAGCTTAGTAGAGGCATTTAATCCTGCTACTGTGTCCAATGTCATGTGCACCAACACACTTTCTGTGGGTTGGGATGGAAGCTTATATGATTGTGATTTCAATCAAATGTTGGATTTACCTGTGAATAGTAAAATCAAACATATCTCGGATTATCAGGAGGCAATACTTCAAAACAGAGAAATTGCTATTAGCCAACATTGCTATGGTTGTACTGCGGGTGCCGGTAGCAGCTGTCAAGGAATTGTTTCCTAA
- a CDS encoding S10 family peptidase, which produces MKIRFLLVLFLVSTFAIAQEKTETKTDIIPEGQVFDSKQSVTIDGKTINLNAKAGTFQLKDEQNKPIALFGFTAYFKENPEKDRPIIFSYNGGPGSSSYWLHMGIMGPKRIVVDDPNYNQAGPYELANNEYSILDVADVVMMDPVGTGLSVPIGDATGKDFWGVDQDIRSVSLFIMQFLKEYDRLNSPKYILGESYGTFRNAGVMSYLLNQGYALNGVIMVSSVFDLRTLFFVPNEDISNIAYLPTVAVTARYHDKITNKGSDIESFVQEVRDFTENEYAPALFKGNTISDADKNSIAQKLEGYTGIDAEVWLRAGLKMDAGETFQELLRDEGMTVGRLDSRYKGINLDPMSMSAFTDPQSDAISPAYTSLFLDYFHGALGVSKDLLYAPSAYSKDGFKWDWSHRGNQYWGTTGAITTLPDMADALSKDPNMKVLIMNGYYDLATVFYGVEHSISHLGLPKSASDRIKMTYYEAGHMMYTHLPSAEKFRTDLKEFIQDTLRK; this is translated from the coding sequence ATGAAAATCAGATTTCTACTGGTTTTGTTTTTGGTTTCGACCTTTGCGATAGCTCAGGAAAAAACCGAAACAAAAACAGATATAATCCCCGAAGGACAAGTTTTCGACTCGAAGCAGTCCGTAACGATTGATGGTAAAACCATTAACCTAAACGCAAAAGCTGGAACTTTCCAATTGAAAGATGAACAGAATAAGCCTATCGCCCTTTTTGGGTTTACAGCGTATTTTAAAGAGAACCCTGAAAAAGACCGTCCGATAATATTTTCTTATAACGGAGGTCCTGGATCATCTTCCTATTGGCTTCATATGGGGATTATGGGTCCCAAAAGAATTGTAGTTGATGACCCTAACTATAATCAGGCTGGGCCATACGAATTGGCAAATAATGAATATTCTATCCTGGACGTAGCGGATGTGGTGATGATGGATCCTGTAGGTACAGGGCTTAGCGTTCCGATTGGAGACGCTACAGGAAAAGACTTTTGGGGTGTAGATCAGGATATCCGGAGCGTCAGCTTGTTTATCATGCAGTTTTTGAAGGAGTATGATCGCTTAAATTCTCCAAAATACATTTTGGGAGAAAGCTATGGTACTTTCAGAAATGCTGGGGTAATGAGCTATTTATTGAACCAAGGCTATGCCTTGAACGGTGTAATCATGGTTTCCTCTGTTTTTGACCTGAGAACTTTGTTTTTCGTACCAAACGAGGATATATCTAATATCGCTTACTTACCTACGGTAGCAGTAACGGCAAGATATCATGACAAAATCACCAATAAGGGATCGGATATAGAATCCTTTGTTCAGGAAGTTAGAGATTTTACTGAAAATGAATATGCCCCGGCATTATTCAAGGGAAATACCATTTCCGATGCAGATAAAAATTCTATTGCTCAGAAATTAGAAGGTTATACTGGTATTGATGCTGAGGTTTGGTTAAGAGCTGGTCTGAAGATGGATGCCGGAGAAACATTCCAGGAATTATTGAGAGATGAAGGCATGACTGTGGGAAGACTCGATTCTAGATATAAAGGGATTAATCTTGATCCTATGTCCATGTCTGCCTTTACTGACCCGCAAAGTGATGCAATTTCACCTGCTTATACCAGTTTATTTCTTGACTACTTTCATGGTGCCTTAGGAGTAAGCAAGGACTTATTGTATGCACCTTCAGCTTACAGCAAGGATGGGTTTAAATGGGATTGGTCTCATAGAGGTAATCAGTATTGGGGTACAACAGGCGCGATCACGACTTTGCCAGATATGGCTGATGCCCTTAGTAAGGATCCTAATATGAAAGTGTTGATTATGAATGGATATTATGATTTGGCAACTGTGTTTTATGGGGTTGAGCATTCTATTTCACACTTAGGTTTACCAAAATCTGCTTCAGATAGAATCAAGATGACTTATTATGAAGCGGGCCATATGATGTATACCCATTTACCTTCAGCCGAGAAATTCAGGACTGATTTAAAAGAATTTATTCAAGATACTTTAAGAAAATAA
- a CDS encoding arsenosugar biosynthesis-associated peroxidase-like protein yields the protein MQKTYYDPADLKKFGKISEWNEELGNKFFDYYNSVFEEGELSAREKSLIALAVAHTIQCPYCIDAYTGDGLTRGITKVEMMEALHVAGAIRGGASLVHGVQMMNKVNKLEM from the coding sequence ATGCAAAAAACGTATTACGATCCAGCAGACTTAAAAAAATTCGGAAAAATCAGTGAATGGAATGAAGAGTTGGGGAACAAGTTTTTCGATTATTACAACAGTGTTTTTGAAGAGGGAGAATTGAGTGCAAGAGAGAAATCATTAATAGCTCTTGCGGTAGCACACACAATTCAGTGCCCTTATTGCATCGATGCCTATACCGGTGATGGATTGACACGGGGAATCACTAAAGTAGAAATGATGGAAGCTCTTCATGTAGCCGGAGCTATTCGAGGTGGAGCCTCCTTAGTACATGGGGTTCAAATGATGAATAAAGTGAACAAATTGGAAATGTAA